In Paraburkholderia phenazinium, one DNA window encodes the following:
- a CDS encoding amino acid ABC transporter ATP-binding protein, whose translation MISIKNVSKWYGQFQVLTDCTTEVKKGEVVVVCGPSGSGKSTLIKTVNGLEPFQKGEITIDGQSVGDKKTNLSKLRAKVGMVFQHFELFPHLSITDNLTLAQVKVLGRSKDEATAKALKLLDRVGLRAHADKFPGQLSGGQQQRVAIARALSMDPIAMLFDEPTSALDPEMINEVLDVMVELAQEGMTMMCVTHEMGFAKKVAHRVIFMDKGLIVEDDRKEDFFANPKSDRAKDFLAKILH comes from the coding sequence ATGATTTCTATCAAGAACGTGTCGAAGTGGTACGGTCAGTTCCAGGTGCTGACCGACTGCACGACGGAAGTCAAAAAGGGTGAAGTCGTGGTGGTGTGCGGCCCATCGGGCTCGGGCAAGTCGACGCTCATCAAGACGGTCAACGGCCTCGAACCGTTTCAGAAAGGCGAGATCACCATTGATGGTCAATCGGTCGGCGACAAGAAGACCAACCTGTCGAAGCTGCGCGCGAAAGTCGGCATGGTGTTCCAGCATTTCGAACTGTTCCCGCATCTGTCGATCACGGACAATCTGACGCTCGCGCAGGTCAAGGTGCTCGGCCGCTCGAAAGACGAAGCCACGGCGAAGGCGCTGAAGCTGCTGGATCGCGTCGGCCTGCGCGCTCACGCGGACAAGTTTCCGGGACAGCTCTCCGGCGGTCAGCAGCAGCGTGTGGCGATTGCCCGTGCGCTCTCGATGGACCCGATCGCCATGCTGTTCGACGAACCGACCTCGGCGCTCGACCCGGAGATGATCAACGAAGTGCTCGACGTGATGGTCGAACTGGCGCAGGAAGGCATGACCATGATGTGCGTGACGCACGAAATGGGCTTCGCGAAGAAGGTCGCGCACCGTGTGATCTTCATGGACAAAGGGTTGATCGTCGAGGACGACCGCAAGGAAGATTTCTTCGCTAATCCAAAGTCGGATCGGGCCAAGGATTTTCTGGCGAAGATTTTGCACTGA
- a CDS encoding glutamate/aspartate ABC transporter substrate-binding protein, translated as MKVRKAALLVATLGLFAGGAQAQDAGTLKKIKDTGVISLGYRESSIPFSYYDDQQNLIGYSYEFMLKIVDAVKQKLNMPDLKVRLTPVTPQNRIPLVQNGTVDLECGSTTNNIEREQQVTFSNTIFVIGTRLMTRRDSGIKGWPDLKGKTVVTTAGTTSERLLRKMNQNKGMGMNIISAKDHGEAFQTLANGRASAFMMDDALLAGERAKWGNPGEFVIVGAPQSEEAYGCMMRKNDPAFKKVVDGAIARVETSGEADQIYQKWFESPIPPKGLNLNFPENDAIKALFKNPNDKPID; from the coding sequence ATGAAGGTCAGGAAAGCTGCGCTGCTGGTCGCGACGCTCGGGCTGTTTGCCGGCGGCGCGCAGGCGCAGGACGCCGGTACGCTAAAGAAGATCAAGGATACGGGCGTTATTTCTCTGGGCTATCGCGAATCGTCGATTCCGTTTTCGTACTACGACGACCAGCAGAACCTGATTGGTTACTCGTACGAGTTCATGCTGAAGATCGTGGATGCGGTCAAGCAGAAGCTCAATATGCCTGACCTGAAGGTGAGGCTGACGCCCGTTACGCCGCAAAACCGCATCCCGCTCGTGCAGAACGGCACCGTGGATCTCGAATGCGGTTCGACCACGAACAACATCGAACGCGAGCAGCAGGTCACGTTTTCGAACACGATCTTCGTGATCGGAACCCGTCTGATGACCCGGAGAGATTCGGGCATCAAAGGCTGGCCGGATCTCAAGGGCAAGACGGTGGTGACGACGGCCGGCACCACCTCGGAGCGGCTCCTGCGCAAGATGAACCAGAACAAGGGCATGGGCATGAACATCATCAGCGCGAAGGATCACGGGGAGGCGTTCCAGACCCTCGCTAACGGCCGCGCGTCCGCGTTCATGATGGACGACGCGCTGCTAGCCGGCGAGCGCGCGAAGTGGGGCAATCCGGGCGAATTCGTGATCGTCGGAGCGCCGCAATCGGAAGAAGCGTACGGCTGCATGATGCGTAAGAACGACCCGGCGTTCAAGAAGGTGGTGGACGGCGCAATCGCGCGGGTTGAAACCTCGGGCGAAGCCGATCAGATCTACCAGAAGTGGTTCGAATCGCCGATTCCGCCCAAAGGCCTGAATCTGAACTTCCCGGAAAATGACGCCATCAAGGCGCTCTTCAAGAACCCGAATGACAAACCGATCGACTAG
- a CDS encoding Glu/Leu/Phe/Val family dehydrogenase: MSSQPQSASPLQSVPSYLNSDNLGPWGNYLRQVDRVAPYLGSLSRWLETLKRPKRILIVDVPIELDNGTVAHFEGYRVQHNVSRGPGKGGVRYHQDVTLSEVMALSAWMSVKNAAVNVPYGGAKGGIRVDPRTLSRGELERVTRRYTSEIGIIIGPNTDIPAPDVNTNEQIMAWMMDTYSMNQGQTATGVVTGKPIALGGSLGRREATGRGVFVVASEAARRIGVDIEGARIAVQGFGNVGGIAARLFQEAGSKVVAVQDHTGTIFKSTGIDAVALLAHVAKTGGVGGFPEADAIAPEDFWTVESDILIPAALENQITEQNAGKIKTKIVVEGANGPTTTAADDILHDKGILVIPDVVANAGGVTVSYFEWVQDFSSFFWTEDEINQRLERVMREAFAAVWQVSSEQKVSVRTAAFIVACKRILEARELRGLYP, translated from the coding sequence ATGTCATCCCAACCGCAGTCCGCATCGCCGTTGCAATCCGTCCCGTCCTATCTGAATAGCGACAACCTCGGCCCCTGGGGCAACTATCTGCGTCAGGTCGACCGCGTCGCGCCGTATCTCGGCTCGCTGTCGCGCTGGCTCGAAACTCTCAAGCGTCCGAAGCGCATTCTGATCGTCGATGTACCTATCGAACTCGACAACGGCACCGTCGCTCACTTCGAAGGCTATCGCGTGCAGCACAACGTGTCGCGCGGTCCGGGCAAGGGCGGTGTGCGTTATCACCAGGACGTGACGCTGTCGGAAGTGATGGCGCTGTCCGCATGGATGTCGGTCAAGAACGCAGCCGTGAACGTGCCGTACGGCGGCGCCAAGGGCGGCATCCGCGTCGATCCGCGTACGTTGTCGCGTGGTGAGCTCGAGCGCGTCACGCGCCGCTACACCAGCGAAATCGGCATCATCATCGGACCGAACACCGACATTCCCGCGCCGGACGTGAACACGAACGAGCAGATCATGGCGTGGATGATGGACACGTACTCGATGAACCAGGGCCAAACGGCAACGGGCGTCGTGACGGGTAAGCCGATCGCACTCGGCGGTTCGCTGGGTCGTCGCGAAGCCACCGGCCGTGGCGTGTTCGTGGTGGCCTCGGAAGCCGCGCGCCGCATTGGTGTCGACATCGAAGGCGCACGCATCGCCGTGCAAGGTTTCGGTAACGTAGGCGGCATCGCGGCACGCCTGTTCCAGGAGGCCGGCTCGAAGGTCGTCGCGGTGCAGGATCACACGGGTACGATTTTCAAATCGACGGGCATCGACGCGGTGGCGCTGCTGGCGCACGTGGCGAAGACCGGTGGCGTGGGTGGTTTCCCGGAAGCGGACGCGATCGCGCCCGAAGACTTCTGGACGGTCGAATCGGACATCCTGATCCCGGCGGCACTGGAAAACCAGATCACCGAGCAGAACGCCGGCAAGATCAAGACGAAGATCGTCGTCGAAGGCGCGAATGGCCCGACTACGACCGCGGCGGACGACATCCTGCACGACAAGGGCATCCTCGTGATCCCGGACGTGGTGGCGAATGCGGGCGGCGTGACCGTGTCGTACTTCGAATGGGTGCAGGACTTCTCGAGCTTCTTCTGGACCGAAGACGAGATCAACCAGCGTCTCGAGCGCGTGATGCGCGAAGCGTTTGCCGCGGTGTGGCAAGTGTCGAGCGAACAGAAGGTCTCGGTGCGTACGGCAGCGTTTATCGTCGCCTGTAAGCGCATCCTCGAAGCGCGCGAACTGCGCGGCCTGTATCCGTGA
- a CDS encoding LysR family transcriptional regulator, which yields MELKWLEDFVSLAETRSFSRSAELRHVTQPAFSRRIQALEAWLGTELIDRSVYPTRLTAAGQIFYEQALAMLSQFHEARTLLRGHMASPAATIEFAVPHTLSLTYFPRWLQRIEAQLGPVHTRLRALNVHDAVLSLVEGGCDLVMGYHHPSHPVALDPARYDMLTLGIEPISPFSAPGRAGRARYTLPGTPDAPAPYLSYTPNAYLGRMTEVIIANAPGRLYLDQLYETDMAEGLKAMALAGHGIAFLPHSAVEDAVAEGKLIRLDRAVRGTPEGQFTLTMEIRLYRDKLAAQGEDPRQVLVRQLWDAVTGELAQGAA from the coding sequence ATGGAACTGAAATGGCTCGAAGACTTCGTTTCGCTCGCGGAAACCCGCAGCTTTAGCCGTTCCGCTGAGCTGCGCCACGTTACGCAACCGGCGTTTTCGCGCCGCATCCAGGCGCTGGAAGCGTGGCTCGGCACGGAACTGATCGACCGTTCGGTTTATCCGACGCGCCTCACGGCCGCGGGTCAGATCTTCTACGAGCAGGCGCTCGCGATGCTCTCGCAGTTCCACGAGGCGCGCACGTTGCTGCGCGGCCACATGGCAAGCCCCGCCGCGACCATCGAGTTCGCGGTGCCGCATACGCTTTCGCTGACGTATTTCCCGCGCTGGCTGCAGCGTATCGAGGCGCAGCTCGGGCCCGTGCATACCCGCCTGCGCGCGCTGAACGTGCACGACGCGGTGCTCTCGCTGGTCGAAGGCGGCTGCGATCTGGTGATGGGCTACCATCATCCGAGCCACCCAGTCGCGCTCGACCCGGCCCGCTACGACATGCTGACGCTCGGCATCGAACCGATCAGTCCGTTCTCCGCACCTGGCCGCGCGGGCCGCGCGCGCTACACGCTGCCGGGCACGCCGGACGCGCCGGCGCCGTATCTGTCATACACGCCGAACGCGTATCTGGGCCGCATGACCGAGGTGATCATCGCGAACGCGCCCGGCCGGCTGTATCTCGACCAGCTCTACGAAACGGACATGGCTGAAGGCCTTAAAGCCATGGCGCTGGCCGGACACGGCATTGCATTCCTGCCGCATAGCGCTGTCGAAGATGCGGTCGCGGAGGGCAAGCTGATCCGCCTCGACCGCGCCGTTCGCGGCACGCCGGAAGGGCAGTTCACGCTGACCATGGAGATCCGCCTGTATCGCGACAAGCTGGCGGCGCAGGGTGAGGATCCGCGTCAGGTACTGGTGCGGCAGCTCTGGGATGCGGTGACCGGAGAGCTCGCTCAAGGCGCAGCGTAA
- the purB gene encoding adenylosuccinate lyase encodes MSDTRPDTLFALTALSPLDGRYASKTEALREWLSEAAFMRHRVTVEIHWLIALSHAGFAEVPRFSEASEQFLLQLAERFTAHDAARIKEIERVTNHDVKAVEYWLKESVKGQPELERASEFIHFACTSEDINNTSHGLMLAGAREHVIVPALRSVHARLVSLAHAQAAQPMLSRTHGQPASPTTLGKEIANVAARLARAIERIEKVELLGKMNGAVGNFNAHLSAYPEFDWEAFSREVVEKRLKLKFNPYTIQIEPHDYMAELFDAVSRANTILLDLDRDVWGYISLGYFKQRLKAGEIGSSTMPHKVNPIDFENSEGNLGLANATLRHLADKLPVSRWQRDLTDSTVLRNIGVAFGYSLLSYDALIRGLDKLEVNPARLNEDLDNCWEVLAEPVQTVMRRYGIENPYEQLKELTRGKGITREALQTFIGGLNIPADAKERLLAMTPASYVGKAIELAKRIA; translated from the coding sequence ATGTCCGACACCCGCCCCGATACCCTGTTCGCGCTCACCGCGCTCTCCCCGCTCGACGGCCGCTATGCGTCGAAAACCGAAGCCCTGCGCGAATGGCTCTCGGAAGCCGCATTCATGCGTCATCGCGTGACGGTCGAAATCCATTGGCTGATCGCACTCTCGCACGCCGGCTTCGCCGAAGTGCCGCGCTTTTCCGAGGCATCCGAACAATTCCTGCTGCAACTGGCCGAGCGCTTCACCGCGCACGACGCCGCACGCATCAAGGAAATCGAGCGCGTCACGAACCACGACGTGAAGGCCGTCGAATACTGGCTCAAGGAATCGGTGAAGGGTCAGCCGGAACTGGAGCGTGCGAGCGAATTCATCCACTTCGCGTGCACCTCGGAAGACATCAACAACACGTCGCACGGCCTGATGCTGGCCGGCGCGCGCGAGCACGTCATCGTGCCGGCGCTGCGCTCGGTGCATGCGCGCCTCGTCTCCCTGGCCCACGCGCAGGCTGCGCAGCCGATGCTGTCGCGCACCCACGGCCAGCCGGCCAGCCCGACCACGCTAGGCAAGGAAATCGCCAACGTCGCGGCGCGTCTCGCGCGTGCGATCGAGCGGATCGAAAAGGTCGAACTGCTCGGCAAGATGAACGGCGCAGTCGGCAACTTCAACGCGCATCTGTCGGCGTATCCTGAGTTCGATTGGGAAGCGTTCTCGCGCGAAGTGGTCGAGAAGCGTCTGAAGCTCAAGTTCAACCCGTACACGATCCAGATCGAACCGCACGACTACATGGCGGAACTGTTCGATGCCGTCTCGCGCGCCAACACGATCCTGCTGGATCTCGACCGCGACGTGTGGGGCTACATCTCGCTCGGCTACTTCAAGCAGCGTCTGAAGGCCGGTGAAATCGGTTCGTCGACGATGCCGCACAAGGTCAATCCGATCGACTTCGAAAACTCCGAAGGCAACCTCGGCCTCGCGAATGCGACGCTGCGCCATCTGGCCGACAAGCTGCCGGTCTCGCGCTGGCAGCGCGATTTGACCGACTCGACGGTGCTGCGCAATATCGGCGTCGCGTTCGGCTATTCGCTGCTCTCGTACGACGCGCTGATCCGCGGTCTGGACAAGCTCGAAGTGAACCCGGCACGTCTGAACGAAGATCTGGACAACTGCTGGGAAGTGCTGGCCGAGCCGGTGCAAACCGTGATGCGCCGTTACGGCATCGAGAACCCGTATGAGCAGTTGAAGGAACTCACGCGCGGCAAGGGGATTACGCGCGAGGCGCTGCAGACTTTCATCGGCGGGTTGAATATTCCTGCGGATGCGAAGGAGCGCCTGCTGGCGATGACGCCGGCTTCGTATGTGGGCAAGGCGATTGAGTTGGCGAAGCGGATTGCCTGA
- a CDS encoding RHS repeat domain-containing protein — MKFADNTSSLCRGTPSIGVVDNRGKPVRVLRYNRTAGEQALDELITHSVLRDDGLQSSLWDARLFTLCQADASQVPNLLGQLSLSGQTLRSDSVDAGWSVKMYDAEGRLKWSKDGRGSQRRFEFDTLGRAVAVFERVDGEDERAAERLIYGDNGNAQNPQGNNMCGQLVRHYDEAGLISSPGFTLLGAPTGDAQQFLTDAEQQSDWQGDDENVWQSAMSGETYFTAIQYDATGARTRQIDAKGNQQRFAYDVAGAQCQSFLTISGAAEQILLKEITYSAADQLLQETAGNDVVTDYAYEPQTQRLLGITTTRPVSGSRSTQLQDLRYQYDPVGNILSISNGAAATRYFRNQEVAAQNSYTYDALYQLLSASGRENTTAGQQGPSLPDAAVDTANVRNYTRNYIYDRGGNLFKITHAAGNTSYTNTLFVDAYSNRALAQDLNGGITQSNINSFFDSCGNVTQMQPGTPLIWNVRNQLQSIALLDRGGAANANDREIYQYRGSVRVRKQTRRQTNVAANIWRVDDVIYLPGLELRTTSTDSNGAVTVNEALQVMTVAAAGRAGIRVLHWDNGKPEEIANDQLRYSFDDHIGSSLLELDNGANILTQEEYYPYGGTAVLTAKSDSEAKYKVVRYSGKERDGAGLYYYGYRYYAPWLCRWMSPDPAGMVDGPNIYCMVKNNPVSYRDRRGADHDEIKMGRYRREVGLREKVQLISADLSGAVKLEKFDFGKHKFKASNDYKLVQVDGNLKYGFTHSELVNTLAFYRQEYAGMSGALVGVPSEGGKSAIHNFKLGVSVTEGFMRDVAASEEEGDDEFESYSRATSSTFVLMPREDKDFRKEDRYKRVIGVVGTIYDDYSKEIFIHRLVAHPYTQAYRAGMSEAEVERAGSYKQVRQFNVKAVGKFVTFKLLKRYFKDVSIKSFITEAINPRSAAIAIKFGMRYDGGSR; from the coding sequence ATGAAATTCGCCGATAACACGTCATCGCTTTGCCGTGGAACACCTTCGATCGGGGTAGTGGATAACCGGGGCAAACCTGTTCGGGTACTCCGATATAACCGTACGGCTGGCGAACAGGCGTTGGATGAACTCATTACCCATTCCGTCTTACGCGACGACGGCCTTCAAAGCAGTCTATGGGATGCGCGTCTTTTCACGCTATGCCAAGCGGACGCGAGTCAGGTACCCAATCTCCTTGGGCAACTGTCTTTGTCGGGACAGACCTTGCGTAGCGACAGCGTCGATGCCGGTTGGAGCGTGAAGATGTATGACGCTGAAGGACGCCTGAAGTGGAGCAAAGACGGTCGCGGCAGTCAAAGGCGCTTCGAATTCGACACGCTAGGCCGTGCGGTGGCCGTTTTCGAACGGGTTGATGGTGAAGACGAGCGGGCGGCGGAACGCCTTATTTATGGTGACAACGGGAACGCTCAAAATCCTCAGGGCAACAATATGTGCGGGCAGCTTGTCCGTCACTACGATGAAGCCGGTTTGATCAGTTCACCGGGCTTTACGCTGCTTGGCGCGCCAACGGGTGATGCACAGCAGTTTTTGACTGACGCCGAGCAACAAAGCGACTGGCAGGGCGATGACGAAAACGTTTGGCAAAGCGCTATGTCGGGTGAAACGTACTTCACTGCTATCCAATACGACGCCACCGGTGCGCGGACAAGGCAGATTGATGCGAAGGGCAATCAACAGCGCTTCGCCTATGACGTGGCAGGCGCGCAGTGCCAGAGTTTCCTGACGATTTCAGGGGCGGCCGAGCAGATCTTGCTGAAAGAAATCACGTACAGTGCCGCTGACCAACTGCTGCAGGAGACGGCCGGTAATGACGTGGTGACTGACTACGCATACGAACCGCAAACCCAGCGTCTGCTTGGCATCACGACTACTCGTCCGGTTAGCGGATCACGCAGTACTCAGTTGCAGGACTTGCGTTATCAATACGACCCCGTGGGTAATATTCTATCCATCAGTAACGGGGCAGCAGCGACTCGATATTTCAGGAATCAGGAGGTCGCGGCGCAGAACTCGTACACATATGATGCGCTATACCAACTGTTAAGCGCCAGTGGACGGGAGAACACCACTGCCGGCCAGCAGGGTCCGTCGTTGCCCGATGCGGCTGTCGACACGGCGAACGTGCGCAACTACACGCGGAACTACATCTATGACAGGGGCGGCAATCTCTTCAAGATTACCCACGCTGCAGGAAATACGTCGTATACGAATACGCTGTTCGTCGACGCATACTCTAACCGCGCCTTGGCCCAGGATTTAAATGGCGGTATCACGCAGAGCAACATCAATAGTTTTTTTGATTCTTGTGGCAACGTCACGCAGATGCAGCCTGGCACGCCACTTATCTGGAATGTTCGCAACCAGTTGCAGTCAATCGCGCTGCTCGATCGTGGTGGCGCCGCGAATGCCAATGATCGGGAAATTTATCAATATCGAGGCAGCGTTCGAGTCCGTAAGCAGACTCGCAGGCAGACTAACGTCGCGGCCAACATCTGGCGGGTCGACGACGTAATTTATCTACCAGGGCTTGAATTGCGGACTACCAGCACTGACAGCAACGGTGCCGTTACGGTGAACGAGGCGTTGCAGGTCATGACCGTTGCCGCCGCCGGAAGGGCGGGGATCCGTGTTTTGCATTGGGATAATGGCAAGCCCGAAGAGATTGCCAACGATCAACTCCGTTATAGTTTTGATGATCACATTGGCTCCAGCCTGCTCGAGCTGGATAACGGCGCCAATATCCTGACGCAGGAAGAGTATTACCCGTATGGGGGTACTGCGGTGTTGACAGCCAAAAGCGACAGCGAAGCGAAATACAAAGTGGTCCGCTATTCCGGGAAGGAGCGGGATGGCGCCGGCCTATATTATTACGGCTATCGTTACTACGCACCGTGGCTATGTCGCTGGATGAGTCCGGATCCCGCGGGGATGGTGGACGGGCCGAACATATACTGCATGGTGAAAAATAATCCTGTTTCATACCGGGATCGCAGGGGCGCCGATCATGATGAAATCAAGATGGGGAGGTACAGGCGCGAAGTCGGCCTTCGTGAAAAAGTTCAACTAATTTCGGCGGATCTTTCTGGCGCCGTGAAATTGGAGAAATTCGACTTTGGGAAGCATAAATTTAAAGCGAGTAATGACTATAAGCTCGTGCAAGTTGATGGAAATCTGAAGTATGGGTTTACGCATTCCGAGCTTGTCAACACCTTGGCGTTTTATCGACAAGAGTATGCCGGTATGAGCGGTGCGCTTGTCGGGGTTCCTTCAGAAGGTGGCAAGTCAGCAATCCATAATTTTAAATTGGGCGTATCGGTAACGGAAGGATTCATGAGGGATGTTGCCGCCTCAGAAGAAGAGGGTGACGATGAGTTCGAGTCATACAGTCGTGCGACTAGTTCCACGTTTGTATTGATGCCACGCGAAGACAAGGATTTTCGTAAAGAAGACAGGTATAAACGGGTAATTGGAGTGGTAGGGACGATATATGATGATTATTCAAAGGAAATTTTTATTCATCGGCTTGTGGCTCATCCCTACACTCAGGCGTATCGTGCTGGAATGAGTGAGGCGGAAGTGGAGCGGGCAGGATCCTATAAACAGGTCAGGCAGTTTAATGTGAAGGCGGTGGGTAAGTTTGTCACGTTTAAATTATTGAAAAGATATTTCAAGGACGTGTCGATTAAATCGTTCATTACGGAAGCGATAAATCCGCGATCAGCGGCTATCGCGATTAAGTTCGGAATGAGATATGACGGCGGTAGTCGTTAG